The Vitis vinifera cultivar Pinot Noir 40024 chromosome 3, ASM3070453v1 region ACAAGTGAAAAGCTGACAACTCTGTTACTGTATCTGGGCCGACTTGCTGGATGTTGACATTATGCCTGCTCAATTTTCCACCAGTACTTACCTCTATAAGCTCATAGGAACCAGAAGATCCCTGCAAATGATTAACCcagatttataaatctaatcatTTAGAAATCTAATGGTGCTGGAGATACTCATTATGCCTTAATCAGGATATTGCTGAATAGGCAGTAAACATTAAGATCGAGGGACATTGGTATTGCAACTGTTGTAAAGCTGAAATTCCAGTTTTGtaaggcaaaaaaaaattaaacataataatATAGACAAGTAAATACTGTTTTTATAAAGAAAGCATAGTAAAGTTCAAACCATTAGTGAAAAATAGGGCAGGAAGTAGTTATTATGCTAATCTCGTAGAAACATTCCATGGTAAGGTCTGTTGTTGAAGTTCCTAAAATATAACTTATTCTTCTAGAGGAATAATACTCAAGCACGATTGAAGAAGCTTCATGCTGAAAATGCTATTttgccaatttatttatttttttgataaataaacacgagatatattaaaataacaCTATAAGGTCAACAAATAATAGGACGTGATCCTGTGACAGTATAGCCTCATACTGGGTTGCTAAATAACCAGGATTTGTCCAATGATAAGAATTTGCAACTCAACCAGtaaaagaaaatctaataaattttagggaaaaaaagggCTCATATTGGCAGAAATCAGAGTGGACCATATATCAAAAATGGTTTTGTGAATGAAGTGTAGACTGAAATCAATAAAATCTCATGATATACCCACATCATCTCTGTTTTATCAATTGCCTTAAGTTAAACTGAAATTACTACTTTGTGTGTCATTAACATGTACATTAAACTCAAATGCCTAGCTTTCTCAATCAAACAGATCAAAAATCAACTTTGAATAACAAGTTCAACAACTAGCTAAGCTAAGAAAAGTAATTCACCTGCTGAACTGAAGTCCACTTGATATGAGCAGCACTCAAAGACTGGCTTTGAATGTAAGAATGTTTCACTTTAGCCCCTTCCCCAATGACcagtattattattatcctttttatagttgAAGATTAAGGAAACTTATCATaagaggatatatatatatatatattttttaaatttattcattttgaaaatcaaattagtggtaatttaatccattaattttttttatatttacaaatgTTCCAACTTCAAGACGCATTATGTACCTGCATTGTCATGTGGATGGGGTGAGtattgaagtaaattttttttttcaaataaatattttaataggaagtttcctatttttttcaaaaaaatatttcttttccacttttttttttttttcaaacttcacTTCGTTTTATACTTTACACTTTGAATCCTCttctaattcatttttcttcttgctTTACACTTTCAGTCATCTTCCAATTTGTTGTCCCTATatacgttttttttttatatataaagggGACAATAGTTGAGAAACTTGACTTAAACTTTTTTAGAGAAACCCTACTTGAATTAACCACGAGAAATCTTCACCTATTTAAACTTgtaagttttatatatatatatatatatatatatatatatgtaaagcCATTCATGTGATCCCCTTAAAAGTgaatggagattttttttttttaatatatatatatgttgaaacgtgtatttttttttttaaagaaagaaaaagacttaCCTTTTTTGAATGTGTGTCGGCCTTCATTATTCGCAAAGACGAATTTGATTTTaggtaatttaattaattaattaattaattttaaaactaccTTAATATTTGAAGgggaatttttaataaaattaaatattcatcaaaaaaatgaatatttaaaatttgacccTCGTGTAATTAAGTCGTAGCCCTGACGTGAAACGGTGTTATATTTTCGGCACTTATGTGTTAAAGTCTTCACCCatgcaaattggcttgacttgaatgcatagtAGTGTtcaaattttaacatttaattaaaactaaaataatatttagtatctatgcaaacaagttatAGCCCTATGCTACGCagtgttatatttttttaacacttatgtgctaaagtcttcactcatgcaaattggctttacttgaatgcatagtggtgttcaagttttgatatttaattaaaaccgGAATAATACTTAGTATCTATGTAAACAAGTTATAGCCCTGATGCTACGCGGTGTTGTATTTTCGGCACTTATGTGCTATCTTCACTTATGAAAATTggcttgacttgaatgcatagtggCATCTAAAAACTTAGACCCATATTTTATTCATCTCGTTTTCTACCTTCTTATTTTTAGTGTGTAGGATGATGTTCTTCAAATGCTTCAAGGAGAAGACCGTGACCATTCTTGAGCATGATAGtgaagattttgaggaaggGACTACCTTGTCAATGCATAAGTCACTTATTGACCTTCAATCTTTGTCAGTGTCAGTGACAAAGGACCCATAACACATTTCTTCCTGGTCTCGAGTTGCATCTTACAAACTTACAAATATCagcaattcaaaatttaataaggTTAAACTTGTTTATGATATTCTGCTGCTGAAGTCCTCTCACCCAACTACTACTGAAGTTCATGATGAATTTGGATTGTTGGGTTCTCGTGTTTATGATGGAGAAGCCAAATGAGAAAGCTCATTCAAAGTACTTGGGGAATATTTCTTTACCAAAGGATATTGGGAATGGGTTGAGGAGGTATTAGGTCGGCATggaccatttcttaaaggatgTAAGCTTTATGAAACTATTTTTGTATCCCTATTCATCTATGATTCTCATGCCTCTATGATTAGGGTCTTTTGCGAACGTTGGTGTCCTACCACTAATACCTTGCATACTTCCATTGGAGAGGTTTCCATCTCTCTTTGAGACTACCCATCAATGGATCTTTTTATGATGAGAAGGTACCGAGCGCGGAAGAGTTATCTAATGATGCAACAAAGTCCTCACTCCCACCAAGTTGTCGAAACTTATTCCTTGCATATCATCGAATTTGCTCTGAGACGAAAAGGAAGTCTTCAGTCAAGTTAGCCTCTTAGGTGTCATTTTGGTACAAAGGCTCTATGAAGTATGTAAAACcttcaaagaaaaatacaatgaaTAAGGTGTAGAGGCCTAAGGAGACTTCTAACCCCTCCGAGGAAATTGATCCTATTAAATCTCGTTCTCAATCGGAGATGGAAGTTTTTGACAACCTTGGCGTGGCTGAAACATATGTACAAGTGGTATCACAATTAAAGGTCATGTGAGCATCATAGGAATTATTGGGGTGCAATAATACCACtcttaagcaaaaaaaaatgggtAAACTAAATCATGATTCTTAAAATAGATGTGTATAGTGTGATGGCATTAAAGAAGTCTTTCAAGCAACCTAGGGATTTGAGGTAGGTTGATGTTccataataaaatgaatatatatatatatatatatatgaaagaatTATGGGAAGATTGTTTCCACTTTTCCTTTGGCTTAGAAAATCTTTAAGGGTCCCAAAGAATGTTATGTAAATCAAAACGGGTATCATAAATCTAGGTGCATGAAGCTGTTATTTAATTTACACactttcaaatttataatttttaaaaataaagtaaaataaaattagttgcCATTTGAAAGGTATTATAGCTACTTTCACATGCActttattcctttttctttttatcattacTAAAGCTATATGTAGGAGGTATAGAGTTACTTAGTTCCTAAGAAAACGAGTTAATAATGGAATAAATATAGACATTAGGATAAATGCTCTTTCTTCTAACCCAAGAAAAGAGAGCTTAGGTCTTCTAACTTTGAAAAAGTGAATATGAACGCTTGGAAGGACCATGGAACCCTCATTAGGATTAATTAGGTCTTTCTACAATTGCTCCATAGTGctttaatgataaattttttttaaatagtttagTTATGAATACTTGACCAATGTTTAGCCTATAATTCCACTTGGAAGCAATATGTCCTAGGAAATATAATTGGACaatcattttcaaagaaaatactaagaactaagggaagaaaaaaaaaataagaaatgattATAGTCgtaattgaattataaaaactctaaaataattaagtaatttaattaaagtaATATGACACCTaaagataattttcattatttaaaagaaaaaaacaattttcatgtGGTAAGACTTTATCTATATGGtaccaaaataaaatcaacaatttatcaTTAACATGGTCTTGTATTGGAGAATGAATTCAATACGAACTATATTCCACAacctaaaataaatttctaGGAACTTCATgaaaatatcaacaaattgaaTTGATTggttgaaggaaaataaaatatgggaaTTAAACTAcgttaaatttttttgtatacaaaatgaaaataaaaattttatgattttggaTTAATGTTATTGAAGCGAGATTAGACCGACCAAGGTGCATTTGCTTGGAATACCTTTGATTCTAATTAAGAAGTCTTGTGATAGCACCGGGTGAGAAGATCCCTTGGTTtggatgaaattttattttagtatttggctaaaattaattttcaatttctaaaaaatcaatattgttACATTTTATACAACatacatttcttaaaatttggtGTAATCTTCGGTTTTTGTGAACTTAATATCTATGTCGAGGGCAAGTGTGGGCAGTCCCACTTGAAGTTAATTAAGAATCAAAACCATAGTATTgaccatgaaattttttttataaaagttaaaGCCACTTGTTATAATACAAGGTGATaacattgattttttaaaaatattttaaaagaaattaaggaCTTTGGTTCaccaaaattcaataaaatttgttgtcaCATTCCATTACATACATATACCAATAATCAAGATATCCaacataacattaaaaaatgaaatcgcAAAACTGCTTCATATAGTTACATTATATTTTTGGCCATGATTCATTTaactataaataaaatctttatatCATATAAATAGATATAGGGTTCAAgatcataaaatgaaaatgaatttcacTTATTGAAAGATTAAGAATATAGACCTCTAGATGTTATATTTTGGTGGTTGGAAGATTTCttttatcaaaaagaaaaacatttaattattaattagataaaGAACCATGAAAATGTCTTCCCCATTGTAATAATCTTGTAACACTTTATTAAAAGCAAGAAATATATTACAACCATCAATTCCTCCTAGAAGTAGAATATTCTCAAAAAAGAgatcaaatattttgtttaccACTCTATCAATGATTACGCCACTTGATTAACTAAGTAAAAAATCCGATAAAAGAAGCATTGCATCTCTAAGGTAATATCAAAGACTTAGGAAGACCTCTCATATAACTTTCATAgaactcttttttcttctttattaaagaTATTACTATCCTCGAATCTTCCTCTACTAGAAGATTAGAGAGGTCCTCAACTTTTACTATTGTTTAGCATTCCAATAAAGCTAAAGTCTCTTACTCAATGGCTAGTTCTTCTCCAACATATTTCAAGAGGGTTAGTACTAGTGTTCCAACATGATTCATGGTATGCACAAAGGAGTTCGCTCAAATATCACACAAGTTGTCGACCAAaaggatgaagaaaaataaaataaattccacAATGACTTAAAAGTGCTTAGTCTAtcataaaaacttttctaattatatttctttttagtcCATAATAAGATAGTACTAGCAACGCACCAAATAACTTTATACATCTAGGAAAGCTTCCAAAGAATTGATCAAAAGTAGTTAGCATCTCCACCACACTTCTAATTGGAACTCAATCAATCTCTATAAGTTTCAACATTCAATGCCATAATGTCAATACTGCATTGAGCAATGTAGACAGATGATCCATTAATTCCCTTCTCTTCTTATATGTAACGCATCACTCTGAGTTGTGGTTCTTGTAAAGTCTCCTCTTCTATTGCAATTCTTTTGTATTAACCTTCTATTTACCACCTGCCATGTGAAGGGCTTGACTTTTGAAtgagttttagattttttagaCCATTTGTAAGGGCAAAGAGATCATTCAAGTTGATGAGACCAAAAGagctttaattaaaaaagaatgaattgaAGTGGAGGATATCAAGGATCGAACCCTCTCATAAGGAAAAGTGAATGACAAATATGGATTGACTAAAATCAACATCAAAagagtaaattaattattctaTTTCATGGTCCAAAAGGGTTTGAAAGTTGGAAATGGCTGCTTAATTAGTTTGATTAGCTGATTAAGACTATATATATACTTGGGTTTACGGTCAAACTTTTAAGATAAACATTCGAAAGGTTCTTATAATTCAACTTTTGCGGGCTACAATGGGGAAATAAGGAAATATATCCCAAATAAAGCTAGTTTTCCATGATTTAGAACAACAGCAGACACTTGGTCGAGAGAATCAAATTTTTGCTCCAATTAAGGCCATCAAGAAGCTTTTGTAAACCCCTGATGTATCACGTCTAACTACATCATCGAGATTGGTGTTGTTCATTTTGAAGTACTCTCCTTTGATCTTCGTCATATCAATTTCAGCCCGAGTCACAATTGCTCTTGTCAATGAATCTTCATCTTTAGTCCAGTACCCAACAGTGGAGGCTTTAATGACCTAATGATGGATCATGCAATAGAGAAAGATAATGCTCATGAGAAGCTTACATATTAAgctttaataaaagaaatacgAACTTTCATGGAAGAAGAAAGTCTTCCATTGGAATAGTTTAAGACCTCCTTGAACATCCAATGGCATGCATTAAAGCAACTTCAACAAACGTTTAGAAGTTGCTTATGTGCACACTTGAATTGACTCACAAATGGCAAAACCACATTAATCTTGTTGTGTTTGGTTTGTTGAGACAAAAAaggggaagagaagagaaaaaattttAACCTAACAATAGTTTGGAACAAGACTAACAACCTtggatttctattttttttcaagaaccaaTACAACTTCAAAGGTAAGATCCAAAGTTCTAAGGtccaaagtttttcttcttttcccttAACTATTTTTCCATCACCTCAGCAAAATGTTTCTCTGGGGAAACAATGCACAAAATTACTCCTCGCAATATAGAGCCCAAATCACCATTTCCACTGCTATTAATGGCCtgtcaaaaatttataaaaattaatttttagcattaaaaaaaaataaaaagaaaggaattaatCTACCTATTGATTGTCTAGAAGTCAAACCTGATCAATAGCAACTTCGTAACTTTGCTTGTAGCACACAAAAGTTGCTCTAAGTTGAAAGAAATTCCTTGTTGTCAATATCCACACAACATCATCATGATCTAATTGATTCTTTTCAATGGCTTCATGTATCTTATCTGCCTCAGATTTTGCAAGATTAAAGTCCACCAATTCTCTATCATGCCTGTACGAGCTCACTAGACCCACTAGAAGCTGTGCATCACCCACAATACAAGTCAATCTAGGGAGTGAAAACGTATAATGCTAGAAGATTATAACAAtggtatatataaattataccAACCCATTTCCTCTTATATAAATAGTATCCACTTTGTACTTAATGAATACACATGGTTTTAAAACGTGTCTACACTAAAAGGaatctattatatatataatgtctaaaaaaatttcctacGTTGGATGTGTGGTATTATAATCACCTTACCACCTTGGCAAACACAGTGTCCTTATTATGTCATTTGCACGAGTTTGTGAAGCAAAATAAATGGACATCCCTTGTAGAGTTAGACAAACAAATTCACATACCAAGATTAAGAGTCACCTTTGATATTAGTCTGTAACATGCTCccatatatatattgtttgctCTGGGTTTAATAAGTTATTGGagctttaaaacacatttataccattaagaaaatttcaattaGCATTGGGAACTTTTTCATACGTGGGAAATCACATAAATAGCACACATAATGGTCTTAGTATCATATGCATACCGCCTATGTATTAGGATTAAGCTTATTTTGACATGCTTTTCTATTGATGAAAAGTCCTGAATTTGAAATGGTAAGCCCAATATTAACGACAAGTAATCATAGTGAAATGATACTGTAAAAGTTGTAACTTAAATTAGTTTGATATAATATTATTGactcaaattaattaatagtcTAACATGATATATCACCTTTTGGAGAGAAGTTGAGATGTTGGATGTGATGTCTTCTTCCAGAGAGCATTCGTATAAAGAGCAGTAGGCCTGCCTCACTGCCATTAGATGGTCCGGGGATGATGCACATGCTATCTCTACCAATACCTGCAActgatttattttcttcctcttccttttcAAGGCCTTGTTTGCCAATATCGCATCCCTTTCGGGGGCTTCATTCATCCACAAGATCATTGCTGTCTGTTATCAAACATTTATTATATAGTTATGAATAACACATTCATCAATTCATACATGACAAAGAACTATGTAAAAATTTGAACCATTTATAGGTCCATAATTATTGATAAGTTGTACCAATCTGGAGATCCAAAGGACAATAAGATTTGTCAGAGGGAAAGAAAACAATCTATTTTTAAGAGCATTTCATTCTATTAGAATGATAGTCATAAATCTACCATATTATCTTACCAGCTCCATTCAAACTATTGATTAGACATGTAATTAGAACCATTAATTGCCATTCATATAGCTCATGTATATAACCAAAATCAAACATCCTCCATAAAATTGGGGCTAAGGTATGAACACAAAGTACCTTGAGCCCACTAGATAGTTTAGATTGAAGACGATGGATGATGGACTCTTTATAAAGCTGTTGGTAAGTGTCTTTGATCTGCTTCCTTTGGATTGCATTCCTGTGTCCCAATATCCATACTATCACTTGTTCATCCACTCCTCTCCCTACCCATATCCACATAACCAATAAAAAAGTAACCAAGAGGATTTGAACTTCATACAATCATTACATTATGTTGGTCTATATGCATCGAAAAACTGAACAGATAAATGAAggcagaagaaaagaaaaagaagaaagacctTGTAAAGCTAGATTAAGTCTCTCACTATCTTGGGCTGGAGAAGGAATTGAATCAGGCAGTCTAAGTGAAGCCATTCTCATGTTTTTGCTTTGGGAAAGCTAGAAACATACTCaactttatatagaaaatatgcTATTGAGTCACCTTTAGGAAAGAAGCATTTGTGTCAACACTTTTTCCCTCGTCTTTTTCATGGGAAATACTAGAAGGTCAAATATTAATGTATAATGCAATGCTACTCTCTACCAATTCTTTCAAGTGGATCTTTAAGGAGTATAGTGTATATATACTCTTTGTATTATAAAGAGAAATTTTACACTATCAGAGGAGCAATTCAGTAGTTTCActtggattttaaaatttgtgagaagaaagaaatatgttAGGTGTTACTACTTACTAGAATGGTTATTTCATTTGGCTTATTTGCCTTTTTCATTGCATTAGAacctcatttttctatttccaacATCAACTGATTAATGTTGGTTGGACCTGTTATGTGGAGCTACCTTTACTTCCTATTAGCTTAGGCTTTAGGGAGTGTATATGGTCTCGCATCATTTGGTTTCAAAGCGAGATTGGGCATCAGCAATTGAAACATAAACATGGGCATAAACAATTTACTAAGGATTTTTGACATAGGACAAACAAAAGTCCAATGTCCCACATTGGCTAGCTGCTAACATTGATTGAGCCTTATTAGCGGAGGTACTCTACCTTTCAGTAGCTTAGAGGTTCCATACCATATTCACTTGGATGTATAAAACACTTCAATTACaaatataaaagattttataatGTTAATAATCAAACACCTTTTAGTGTTGATGTGAGATTCTCTAGAAAAGTAGTAATGttcaaaatataacaaaattttgcGGAATAAGATATGAGAATAGGCACTTTAACTAtgttgtaattaattttttatgaaaaacctatactatataattaagaaagtgCTTCTAGAGGATTCTTTCCAAGTGTATTAGACTCATTTCACAAGCTATTTCAAGATCTAGTATTTATAACCATCAAATAACAGTTTATATCAccaactttataaaaaaaaaaaaggtgaatggATATTATAAAAGTGCAATGAGGACAAGATAattccattttccttttcccttcaTTGGGTTGGAAGGGAATATTTAATTTagctttagaaaaaaaaaaccctttttagGGACCCATAAGAGAACATCTAAAGCAATGTTTATGGTAATTTTACAAGTCTTTATTCTGACAACCTAGGTGCGTAAAATTTTTGTTCCttccttttcaattttataattttgtaacTTTATTCTTTTTCTAGACCCACTTACAAGTCATATTTGAATAAATTCCAAACGTCACACTCCTTTAGTGAACAAGaatcattattatatatattacttcTTTTGAGATTTCAGTACTAGAAAAAAGAATATATCTAAATGAAATTTTGAGTTGGAAgaagtaatttttttcctttaaattagatcaatcaagaaaataattaaatctaATTGAAAAGTAACTAGATTACATTGAGAAGTAATTTTGTTCACGCTTCCCACAAGATCATTATAAATCTTATTGATTaagattaattttcatttgatgaaatgacttaaaataaaagtaCTCCTTCCGTACGCAATAGTACAATccatatttcttttctaaatccTTTCTCAATTATTAGTATTGGTGTTGATTTAATGCTACATTCACTCCGTTAATCATTGTCATGAGATAAtatattcttataaaatattagtgAGCTACTTTTGTATATGGTAAGTTCCTTTGTTCCATATATAGGAGTGATATACATTTTTTCCACTAGTGAGTAAGACCCAatgtttaaaatattgataaatatagatatattggtatttggattttacagatatatcatAAATATCAATGGATATTTTTACACAAATATTGGTGAgacgaaaattattcaaaattgatGAGAATGCTTAGAAAACtccaaagaatgataaaataagcaataataCAATGCTTATTCTTACCTAATGCATCATCTCCCATTATTTCTCTCATTCTTTTACTAGATTCCAAGAACCAAAGAAGACAAATTATGATGACTCCAATATCTTTTAATTGAAGTAACTTAGTAAGTGGGTATTTGGtaaaaacttaatacttattacttaataatgacttaagttgactttaagttaaattattcataaattattaatttaaaacttatcacttattttttacattaaatattaaggttgtttgataaagttaatttaaaattgattctaaatcatcaaattgacatatttacccttattaattttaattaatatttatatttttcctaattttaaataataaatttatttattaaacattcatatttaaaatattgtagatatataaattaactataaaaatatttactataaaaaatgagttataaaTATAGGGCcataattgtaaaatatactCTTAGTAAATATGGACAAATGTTATAAAAGagatttgagattaaaaataaattattattttgaattaatacttaaaattattttttaatttaaattttgatattaagttattttaccaaatatact contains the following coding sequences:
- the LOC100243369 gene encoding annexin D3 — encoded protein: MWIWVGRGVDEQVIVWILGHRNAIQRKQIKDTYQQLYKESIIHRLQSKLSSGLKTAMILWMNEAPERDAILANKALKRKRKKINQLQVLVEIACASSPDHLMAVRQAYCSLYECSLEEDITSNISTSLQKLLVGLVSSYRHDRELVDFNLAKSEADKIHEAIEKNQLDHDDVVWILTTRNFFQLRATFVCYKQSYEVAIDQAINSSGNGDLGSILRGVILCIVSPEKHFAEVIKASTVGYWTKDEDSLTRAIVTRAEIDMTKIKGEYFKMNNTNLDDVVRRDTSGVYKSFLMALIGAKI